In Microbacterium foliorum, the following proteins share a genomic window:
- a CDS encoding LamB/YcsF family protein, giving the protein MTSIDLNSDLGENVPDRIVSDDESMLGLVTSANVACGFHAGSPEGIRETLANAVAGGVVIGAHPGYRDYENFGRTKVEIDSATLQAHVEYQLGALIGLATAVGGKVAYVKPHGALYNTIARDERQSKDVVAAIRAIDPSLVLLGLAGGVVLDVAERAGLQTAAEAFADRAYQPDGQLVSRTETGSVLHDPVAVAERMVRLAGEGVIRAVDGTDVPVSAQSICVHGDSPGSVAMAAETKRMLQDAGITIAPFAGV; this is encoded by the coding sequence ATGACATCGATCGACCTGAACTCCGACCTCGGCGAGAACGTCCCCGACCGCATCGTCAGCGATGACGAGAGCATGCTCGGTCTCGTGACGAGCGCGAACGTGGCGTGCGGCTTCCACGCGGGCAGCCCCGAGGGCATCCGCGAGACTCTCGCCAACGCGGTGGCCGGAGGCGTCGTGATCGGCGCGCACCCCGGCTACCGCGACTACGAGAACTTCGGTCGCACGAAGGTCGAGATCGACTCGGCCACGCTGCAGGCCCACGTCGAGTACCAGCTCGGAGCACTGATCGGTCTCGCCACCGCCGTCGGCGGAAAGGTCGCCTACGTCAAGCCCCACGGAGCGCTGTACAACACGATCGCGCGCGACGAGAGGCAGTCGAAGGATGTGGTGGCGGCCATCCGCGCGATCGATCCGAGCCTCGTGCTGCTGGGGCTGGCCGGCGGCGTCGTGCTCGACGTCGCCGAGCGCGCAGGGCTTCAGACTGCGGCAGAGGCGTTCGCCGATCGGGCGTACCAGCCCGACGGTCAACTCGTCTCGCGCACCGAGACGGGCTCAGTGCTCCACGATCCCGTCGCCGTCGCCGAGCGCATGGTGCGCCTCGCCGGCGAGGGAGTGATCCGCGCGGTCGACGGCACCGACGTGCCGGTCAGTGCGCAGTCGATCTGCGTGCACGGGGACAGCCCCGGTTCGGTGGCCATGGCGGCCGAGACCAAGCGGATGCTGCAGGACGCGGGCATCACGATCGCGCCGTTCGCGGGCGTCTGA